Below is a genomic region from Henckelia pumila isolate YLH828 chromosome 3, ASM3356847v2, whole genome shotgun sequence.
TAAACATAATGAAACGCCAAAGGATCTTCTGCATAAACCTTCATTTTTCGGTTTGGTTACTTTTCTTCTTGAATATCCAACTTGAAATGTATCATAGTGTCAATTACATTAATATGTTGAAAGTTCATCCAATATCCAACAAAACGACTCTATTTTAACAAATTCTTAGCCAACAATTGTGTCAACAATTCtaatgaaaaattcaaaaaaaaaaaacaaatgcaTTCATTTTTTATCTACGACTATCCAATTATGACTTGATACCAGAGACACGTATTAATCATTAACTTTAAGTTATTGGAACTTAATATGTAAGAAAAGAAAAtgcgaaaaaagaaaaaagaaaaaagctcatttcataaaaaaaacattgtaaTCGCAGTTGAGGTAAACACGACAGAGTAGAATCAAACCAACAAAATTGGTTACATTACTTGGATTTATGGAATAGTACAGAGTTATATCCATCATACTGAAACCAGTATTACACATTTAATCTAATAATCTTCTTATAAAATTGCCCAGCGAATACAATAACTTGAAATTGAAATcttaaacataaataataaaatcctcacCAAAGTTTAATCATTGAATTAGTAACTATTTTTATGTCCTAAAATCAAATGATTGTTACTCACCGATTGTACGAACTGAAACAGTATAACTTCGTAAAAaccaaacaataataaaatcaattagAGTCTTTGATGAAATCTCTTATTTTTGGTCGATTTTGAAGAAGAATAGAAAGGAGCGAAGCGGTTAGGTGTGGAAGAGTTTCTTATTGAGAGCGATGGATTTGACTCGTGTATTGGGTGGATGTTCTCGGTTTCGGAGGGGAATTATTTACGAATTTAACCTTCATTTCCACACCACTTAGAAAATAAcctcttcttttttatttaattatttttactattttaCCCTTCTAAAATAATCCTATCCATAAACAAttgcaaaattaattatttggctACTACTCTTCGTTTGACTTTCATACACCATATTAtttctcattccaaaaataATTCCCAACGGTTTTTGATAATGACACACAACGCACATCAAATATTAATTGAATGAAAAAAAgacaataatttaaatatattcaatgcaataaatattaaatcaaattttAGTATAATCAAAACTTGATCTCATATCAGAATGAATTAATGAACCGTGTTAAAATGACATAAACACAATTTACTTTAATCATCAACATAGCTGTAACTTGTCATTTTTTTACAATACACATATGTCCATCTATTAAGATTATTCATTTAAAGAGAGTTCAAATCCCTAAACATTTTATGTGTGAAGAaaattgtcattttttaaattaaattaaaaagaacattattttagttaaaattatttattttcctCTTGTATCCAAATACTCAGATACATAAATGCCCCTTCGACATCTATTAGTTATTCGttcaaatgcttcagaaactcaagaattaaaaaaaatactaataatATACTAAGTAAAATGGCATCAATCCTACACAAATTAATATTAGTAGAAGTTTTTTTAAGGGAAAAACAAACTTCATTCTATAATATCATACAATGTACAACTTCTTTTAACCAAAAAAGAAATTCGGAAAGTTCATtccataaaatataaaatattagtaGAAGTTTGTCCTACTtaattgacttttttttttattcaagtttaatgaataaaaaaaatcgtaTTATAGCATAAGAGATATACGTAGTAATATTTCACTTTCTTCcacaataataatatttttttgtattcaCTATCAACACGTTATTATTGATATTCGAATCTTCACAAAATTAATAGATGGAGGATAATTAAATGAGAATATCATAAACGTAAGTAAAATGGCTGCATGTTGCGATGATCAGTGAACAATAACAAgagtttgagtttttttttttttttttagctagGGAAatctatataaatataaaagaattttttttgacGTAATAATATGAAagaattttagaaaaaataagtgtaataaaaaaatttggaagaatCAATAGACTGAAGTGGACAATAAATAATAGGAAGTCGCCAAAAAAATACCGTGCGGGAAAAAAATAGGATTTTGGGTTAATTGAGATTGAGTCATCCGTAAGGGCaattttgatataaattatattataattttagaTGAAGGTTagtttacaaaataaaaaattcagaaGGTAAAAAATCTAAGAAATGAGTGAGAGAAGGTTATTTTTCAAATTGTCccgttgaaaatatatattaggcaaatgttttttttatccaATAACTTGTCCGTTTTTTAGTTTTatccattaacttttcaaagtttggttttgttactctaacttttaatttttagtgGTTTTAATCCAATTGCCGACATGACAGCTATACACGTCAGCATTTTTCGGTGTCATGTTGTCATTTTCCAATGTCACGTCAACATTTGGACCATAATGCCCAAAAactaaaagttagtgtaccaaaatcaaaatttgaaaaggtaatggaccaaaacaaaaaaaggaCAAAGTTATtggaccaaaaaaatatttttagattatattataactaaacaCCAAGAGGGATCGAACCAAAAATgggaagaaaaaaaagaaaaagaaaaggcattCCACAGTCTAGATATATATTCGAATAATATTCGCAATATATACTTGGCTATTAATGAAATGAAACTAACTAGCTGGAGTCAAGTTAATTTGTAGATTAATTAACATGAATTTTATTACAATTATACGTACCATGCAAGGTAACTTGCTTGTGAGTTCTATTGAccatatcaaattaattaaggAAGCAGATCAGTAGACGAAATCTGTTCAACCATCGGATGTATATATTATCCCACAAGTAACCCATATGACTCcttcaaattcaaaattattttatttaattacttGGGTAATTCAACCAAAAATCCATGCATGCATTAATATTGATACGAAGTCATAGGAGAAAGTTTCTCAGGGAGCAgtttgattatatatttaactatTTTATAATCTTTCCTTGagatactatatatatatagtcccAACTCCATCAAATCAGCATGCAACAACAAATATTTCACACAATTATAATCTGATTCTTCCTCTATATCTCTgaaacaattatatatattgaaaatggTTTCACGTAGCTGCTTGTATATTGGGGCCTTGACTATGTTCtcatttgtagccattgtgATTTCGGGCCCTCTCGATCCAAATTTCTACGATAAAGTATGCCCACAGGCTCTGCCAGCCATCAAACGGGTCGTGTCCGAGGCTCTGCGCCAAGAAAGGCGCATGGGAGCTTCGTTGTTGCGTCTGCATTTTCACGACTGTTTTGTCAATGTAAATATATACAACATATATATTTTCATCaacatattaatatatatgtgcatgcaagttcaaaattttcattgattatatatatatatatatatattacaggGTTGCGATGGTTCCATTCTTTTGGACTCGACTTCAAGCTTCACTAGCGAGAAGTTTTCTTTGGCTAACAACAACTCGGCTAGAGGGTTTGAAGTGGTGGACAGAATCAAGTGGGAGGTGGATAGAGTTTGCGGGCGTTCGGTGGTGTCCTGTGCCGATATTTTGGCAGTCGCAGCTCGTGACTCAGTTGTTGTTGTAAGTATTACTTGTATATaggaaaaactgcaattttaGGTTCttatttttgacaattttaattAGTacttttttttcgaaaatgcttacgtggcactatacatgtcagctccacatcagcactgcattgatgcctcatcagcgccacatcggaaaaaggactaaaattaccaaaaaaaaacaaagataacgaactaaaactgaaatctgaaaacatagaggactgATCAAATCGCAAAGTGCTaaatatacaggaccaaaattattttttttctccatATATATTACATGATGAATCATTAATGATGATCATATATAttcatgatatatattgcagCTAGGAGGGCCAGACTGGAAGGTACCGCTTGGAAGAAGAGATTCGACCACAGCAAGTATTACTAGAGCAGACGCAGATATCCCGGCACCATTCATGACTCTTCCTCAGTTGAAGGACAATTTCAAGAAACAAGGCCTGGACGTGAAAGACTTGGTGGTGCTCTCCGGTGGCCACACGTTGGGATTCTCTCAGTGCCGCGCCTTCAGAAGTCGCATTTACAACGACACAAACATCGATTCGGGCTTTGCGAGACAGCTACAGGTCATTTGTCCTCGTGTTGGAGGTGATTCCAACCTTGCTCCTTTGGATCCCACGCCTGCCCTTTTCGACACCAAATATTTTAGTTACTTGACCACGAGGAAGGGACTGTTGCAGTCGGATCAAGCGTTGTTTAACGGAGGTGAAACGGATTCTCTTGTGAAGGAGTACAGCTCGGACCTTGATGATTTTGCTGAGGACTTCGCGCAGTCGATGATCAAGATGGGTAATATCAAGCCACTGACGGGCAATCGAGGCCAGATTCGATCGAATTGCCGGAGGGCCAACTAATTCATGATACTTGATCATGAGTACGTACCAAGATGTTGCTGATCAGTAATTCTTGAAGCTGGTCGGTTTTATGATCATTTTTCATTTCTTTTCCGATCCCTTAGTATTCATTTTATATATGATAAAATAAACTCTGCCCAAATATTAATTGATCAGTGGTATTGTTATTGTTGTTATATAATTATGGACAAACATGTGCTTTACTTCAAAGGTAACCAACCCATCAGTTGTATTTATTAAATTacctattaatttattttgattcGTATAAtatcatgcatcatatatatgttGATTAATATATAGGGAAAAACATAGGGTAAAATGGAGCTGTGATTTCCATTAATGTCCCGattatgttttgttttgtttttttttttaattaaaggtGGCAATAGCCATTAATTTTATTGATATATAAGAGGAAACATTAATTACAAGGAGAGGATAAATTCTCAATAATGAAAACATGAAATGCATGCTAAGTGCCTAGCTaaaacataaagtggatcggaGTTAAATAaactaattaattaaagaaCAAGCTGCCTAGCTAGATgatcaaaacaaacaaaactaaGTCTTCCGAGGCCTGAGATTGTAACCCGAAGTTGTTATGATCTTCAACGCTTCTTCTTCATCAGAGTCCAGTCGATGTTCGTAAGATGACTCATGAGCAAAAGTACTCTACAATAATATTTATCATCCCAATAATTAGTACATATGTACAATCTCATAGTTATTGTactatatatatagtatattcaaggtcttatCTATGCACTTTGCATGAGtacagaaataaaaaaaatgatagaataattataaaatataaattatattaaaataaagattgtttatCACGCACGTgttaataaaatctttaaccaaccGTTGACTTGAAGGACATCTACTCTAATAGTTATATATAGTAAATAATGTTATTGGAAATGTTATATACTTATATAGGAAATTTCTCGATTCACTTAGCTTGTTCAAATAAATACGCAAGCACCTAGTTttattatcaaaatttatataatagtatGCATCATATGTTTGATGCAATGTAATTAGAAAGAAATTAATATTTCTGAATTCATTGGAATCGTTTGTAACAATCGTTTTAATATTTCGATCAATATATATAATTGCTCTGTggtggaatatatatatatatatatatatatatatatatatatatatatgtgtgtgtgtgtgtgtgtgaggacctcgattctaatcaactaattttaaatagtaaaacaatcatcgacaaataaatgagccaatttttttttttattaaaggaacagtgcctcgctcgagcggtagaaaaatattcggctcgagcgagaccatctcgggctcaactataaaaatcaattttaaactcGTTCTTCGACATACATCAATTCTAAGAATAATCGGGgtataaaaatacatgcagtattataaatcaacaataaaagcaTGCTTCAATAAATAAGCGAGTTCTAAAAATTATTCGACTCTAAATCGACgcctcacatctatcattcgatcccaagctaaccatgtcgactctgactagctcttgcccctgttgtcaagtacacatacaaaacaagacaacagccggataactccggtgagaataaaatcccaataaaagcgacgtaacatgcaatatcaaataaatatgTCAAAATCTTGTTATAACATAAACATTCTTCgatgataaataaatatgaaatgcatgtgcttaaaaatcgggatt
It encodes:
- the LOC140891534 gene encoding peroxidase RIP1-like, giving the protein MVSRSCLYIGALTMFSFVAIVISGPLDPNFYDKVCPQALPAIKRVVSEALRQERRMGASLLRLHFHDCFVNGCDGSILLDSTSSFTSEKFSLANNNSARGFEVVDRIKWEVDRVCGRSVVSCADILAVAARDSVVVLGGPDWKVPLGRRDSTTASITRADADIPAPFMTLPQLKDNFKKQGLDVKDLVVLSGGHTLGFSQCRAFRSRIYNDTNIDSGFARQLQVICPRVGGDSNLAPLDPTPALFDTKYFSYLTTRKGLLQSDQALFNGGETDSLVKEYSSDLDDFAEDFAQSMIKMGNIKPLTGNRGQIRSNCRRAN